In Rattus norvegicus strain BN/NHsdMcwi chromosome 1, GRCr8, whole genome shotgun sequence, a genomic segment contains:
- the C1h6orf120 gene encoding UPF0669 protein C6orf120 homolog precursor → MATPWRCALLMILASQVVILVKCLEDDDVPEEWLLLHVVQGQIGAGNYSYLRLNHEGKIILRMQSLRGDADLYVSDSTPHPSFDEYELQSVTCGQDVVSIPAHFQRPVGIGIYGHPSHHESDFEMRVYYDRTVDQYPFGEAAYAADQTGTSQKQAYTPEEAAQEEESVLWTILISILKLVLEILF, encoded by the coding sequence ATGGCTACTCCCTGGAGGTGCGCCCTGTTGATGATCCTGGCATCCCAGGTGGTGATCCTGGTAAAATGTTTGGAAGACGACGACGTCCCTGAGGAGTGGCTCCTTCTGCATGTGGTCCAGGGCCAAATAGGAGCCGGGAATTACAGCTACTTGCGGTTGAACCACGAGGGTAAAATTATTCTCAGGATGCAGAGCCTGAGAGGGGATGCGGACCTGTATGTGTCCGACAGCACTCCGCACCCAAGCTTCGACGAGTATGAGCTGCAGTCTGTCACTTGCGGCCAGGACGTAGTCTCTATACCAGCACACTTCCAGCGACCGGTCGGGATAGGAATTTATGGACACCCTTCTCACCATGAGAGCGACTTTGAGATGAGGGTATACTATGACAGAACTGTGGATCAGTACCCATTCGGAGAGGCTGCCTATGCCGCTGACCAAACAGGAACCAGTCAGAAGCAAGCTTACACTCCAGAGGAGGCAGCCCAAGAAGAGGAGTCAGTCCTCTGGACGATATTGATTAGCATTTTGAAATTGGTGCTTGAAATTCTCTTCTGA